The Trichoderma atroviride chromosome 5, complete sequence genome contains a region encoding:
- a CDS encoding uncharacterized protein (EggNog:ENOG41), whose translation MKISNTFMLFHGVTCMPYSDFMSNDLPSLQDVLQPPLPGSHPVLIARRLLMLGVFLQSESLLSSELQVIMSRVVETANRLVVCNEDLASSLEGIECIMMESMFRNNAGNLRGAWVSNRRAMTMAQVMSLHRYRNTVSGGSNRDWSARPLPKTIDAETRNRIEPEFMWFRLVATDRYLSLILGLPQESLQDPHSVCLESKEPNDCALVDRLERLQVVAAGLILQRNSTNIHNLEATLRVDKLLQEAAALTPAQWWLPPDPLSITGDSMEAFKETLRLMYQLTHFHLLAQLHLPYILLTSNDRKYDYSKMTAINASREILSRFVLYFDSSSNCSSYCRGIDFLTFIASMTLCLAHIKGHCQRHTSIMNNETTSVFQLLVHQRPQDIGFIERIMESMEHKTTKDNNPITQTITNSLRQLVAIEASVASQSYFTASLSCQIGCDGLESSGISMHMKNDVLHIYVPYYGTIRVERERSIGRFVESNLILADSTSQMPLEAFQSPTERSLVTETFDEPVVSNNRITEEDSRLIPGIGEDFSDWALGSMDLTLWETI comes from the coding sequence ATGAAAATCAGTAATACTTTCATGCTATTCCACGGCGTCACATGCATGCCATACTCGGATTTCATGAGCAACGACCTACCATCGCTTCAAGACGTGTTGCAGCCGCCTCTACCGGGATCTCACCCAGTCTTGATTGCTCGCAGGCTTCTCATGCTGGGCGTTTTTCTGCAAAGCGAGTCACTTCTGTCATCTGAGTTGCAGGTCATCATGTCTCGGGTTGTCGAAACCGCAAACAGACTGGTTGTTTGCAATGAAGACCTGGCGAGCTCACTTGAAGGCATCGAGTGCATCATGATGGAGAGCATGTTTCGTAACAATGCGGGCAATCTCCGCGGCGCCTGGGTCTCAAATCGCCGAGCCATGACTATGGCGCAAGTCATGAGCCTTCATCGATACAGAAACACTGTTTCTGGTGGTAGCAATAGAGATTGGAGTGCCAGGCCTCTGCCAAAAACAATCGATGCTGAGACGCGAAATCGTATTGAACCTGAGTTTATGTGGTTTCGGCTGGTCGCTACAGATAGATATCTATCCTTGATATTGGGGTTGCCACAGGAATCACTACAAGACCCCCATTCCGTCTGCTTGGAGTCCAAAGAGCCCAACGATTGCGCACTAGTAGATCGCCTTGAGCGCCTTCAAGTAGTTGCCGCGGGACTCATTCTGCAACGAAATAGCACAAACATTCACAACCTTGAAGCAACACTCAGAGTGGACAAACTTCTTCAAGAGGCGGCGGCTTTAACGCCTGCCCAGTGGTGGCTCCCTCCCGATCCCTTGTCCATCACGGGTGATTCTATGGAAGCTTTCAAAGAAACGCTCCGGCTCATGTATCAGCTTACCCATTTTCATTTACTTGCACAATTACATCTCCCATATATCCTCTTGACTTCCAACGATCGGAAATACGACTATAGCAAGATGACGGCTATCAACGCGAGCCGGGAGATACTATCCCGTTTCGTCCTTTACTTTGACAGTAGTTCCAACTGCTCCTCCTACTGCCGCGGAATCGACTTTTTGACTTTTATCGCTAGTATGACGCTGTGTCTTGCTCATATAAAAGGGCATTGTCAGCGTCATACTAGTATCATGAACAACGAGACTACCAGCGTCTTTCAACTTCTCGTACATCAGCGCCCTCAAGACATTGGATTCATAGAGCGTATAATGGAGAGTATGGAACacaaaacaacaaaagacaACAACCCCATTACTCAAACAATTACCAACAGCCTGAGACAGCTTGTGGCCATTGAAGCTTCTGTGGCCAGTCAGAGTTACTTTACTGCAAGCCTCTCTTGCCAAATCGGCTGCGATGGACTTGAGAGCAGTGGTATCAGTATGCATATGAAGAATGACGTGTTGCACATCTACGTGCCTTACTATGGTACTATTAGAGTAGAGCGCGAAAGATCTATAGGCAGGTTTGTTGAGAGCAATCTTATTTTGGCAGACTCCACATCACAAATGCCCTTGGAAGCGTTTCAATCGCCTACTGAAAGGTCTCTTGTCACGGAGACTTTTGATGAACCTGTTGTATCCAATAATCGAATTACAGAGGAGGATAGCAGATTGATACCTGGCATTGGGGAAGACTTCAGTGACTGGGCACTTGGTAGCATGGATTTAACTCTATGGGAGACGATATAA
- a CDS encoding uncharacterized protein (EggNog:ENOG41): MRLSWPRDNDNKRALVADSAPAVQSPNRRNNLFVNTTWQDMQVYRDITLRVQPSHPLIRTIPKLWMQPQPFLEHTDLIQHFHNTAYLSLVTFTTGSVQIRDALVRMALARDTAPGLALFFALLSFSSLHRSGLHQQAIQLKILALQYLSAPVKGGRLSLVEAAQHVAASMLLSAFEILLPLGSSSEWLWYVWGAIDIAQATSLQDRAHGNDIHHVLDWAYYYNAVSRFPIYHWRHKPLPPDTTAAKYPNTKDVAHLSLTRYRPALPSPNPTHAILNLLSELCDKLYDPWDPRSRGEDYHNSLRTLESRAENVLSTLNLVNSDADIILGVKIWQLATRIYLSRASQSQWESTINLESEIEEAFDGIVTVCLCKHAFPLLIMACEAYTDERRAAIIDLIDRTERDSFVRNFGKLRDMIQSVWVQQDLHADGDLLVNYLGIISTVISSNTTLPFFV; this comes from the exons ATGCGCCTGTCGTGGCCTAGAGACAATGACAATAAGCGAGCTCTTGTGGCAGACTCTGCTCCAGCGGTTCAGAGTCCCAACCGTCGGAACAACCTCTTCGTCAACACAACTTGGCAGGACATGCAAGTATACCGTGATATAACGCTGCGGGTACAACCATCTCATCCCCTGATTCGAACTATTCCCAAGTTGTGGATGCAGCCTCAGCCATTTTTAGAGCATACAGACCTGATCCAACATT TTCACAACACTGCCTATCTATCATTGGTCACGTTTACCACCGGCAGTGTCCAGATTCGAGACGCACTTGTACGCATGGCTCTAGCCCGAGACACAGCCCCGGgcctcgctctcttctttgcattgctctctttttcttcgctccACCGCAGCGGACTCCACCAGCAGGCCATTCAACTCAAGATATTGGCACTCCAGTATCTATCTGCTCCTGTCAAAGGGGGGCGGCTGAGCCTGGTCGAAGCGGCTCAACATGTAGCTGCATCGATGCTTCTCAGCGCTTTTGAG ATTCTACTCCCGTTAGGAAGCTCCAGCGAGTGGCTGTGGTATGTCTGGGGAGCTATAGATATTGCCCAGGCAACTAGCCTTCAAGATCGGGCGCACGGAAACGATATTCACCACGTTCTTGATTGGGCCTACTACTACAATGCGGTTTCTCGGTTTCCCATATATCACTGGCGTCACAAACCGCTACCCCCAGACACCACAGCTGCAAAGTATCCAAATACCAAAGACGTCGCACATCTATCTTTGACGAGATACCGACCA GCATTGCCGTCTCCAAATCCCACACACGCAATATTGAATTTGCTCTCCGAGTTATGTGACAAATTGTACGATCCATGGGACCCCAGAAGCCGCGGTGAAGACTACCACAACAGCCTGAGAACACTTGAGAGCAGAGCCGAAAACGTTCTTTCCACGCTAAATTTGGTCAACTCGGACGCCGATATTATACTTGGCGTAAAAATATGGCAGCTGGCCACACGAATCTACCTCTCACGAGCCTCTCAGAGCCAATGGGAGTCTACCATAAACCTGGAATCTGAGATTGAAGAGGCTTTTGATGGGATTGTCACGGTTTGTTTGTGTAAACATGCCTTTCCCTTACTTATTATGGCCTGCGAGGCATACACGGATGAGCGGCGAGCAGCCATCATCGATTTAATTGACAGGACTGAGAGGGACAGTTTTGTAAGGAATTTTGGGAAGTTGAGAGATATGATCCAGTCCGTTTGGGTGCAGCAGGATCTGCATGCAGATGGTGATTTGTTGGTGAATTACCTTGGCATCATAAGCACTGTCATTAGCTCCAACACTACacttcctttttttgtataG
- a CDS encoding uncharacterized protein (EggNog:ENOG41) yields MNHRKGCWTCTARRIQCDGHLPACRKCARAQRKCEGYEMRLSWPRDNDNKRALVADSAPAVQSPNRRNNLFVNTTWQDMQVYRDITLRVQPSHPLIRTIPKLWMQPQPFLEHTDLIQHFHNTAYLSLVTFTTGSVQIRDALVRMALARDTAPGLALFFALLSFSSLHRSGLHQQAIQLKILALQYLSAPVKGGRLSLVEAAQHVAASMLLSAFEILLPLGSSSEWLWYVWGAIDIAQATSLQDRAHGNDIHHVLDWAYYYNAVSRFPIYHWRHKPLPPDTTAAKYPNTKDVAHLSLTRYRPALPSPNPTHAILNLLSELCDKLYDPWDPRSRGEDYHNSLRTLESRAENVLSTLNLVNSDADIILGVKIWQLATRIYLSRASQSQWESTINLESEIEEAFDGIVTVCLCKHAFPLLIMACEAYTDERRAAIIDLIDRTERDSFVRNFGKLRDMIQSVWVQQDLHADGDLLVNYLGIISTVISSNTTLPFFV; encoded by the exons ATGAATCACCGAAAAGGCTGCTGGACGTGTACAG CCCGGAGGATTCAGTGCGACGGGCATCTGCCCGCCTGTCGCAAGTGTGCTCGAGCTCAGCGGAAATGCGAGGGCTACGAGATGCGCCTGTCGTGGCCTAGAGACAATGACAATAAGCGAGCTCTTGTGGCAGACTCTGCTCCAGCGGTTCAGAGTCCCAACCGTCGGAACAACCTCTTCGTCAACACAACTTGGCAGGACATGCAAGTATACCGTGATATAACGCTGCGGGTACAACCATCTCATCCCCTGATTCGAACTATTCCCAAGTTGTGGATGCAGCCTCAGCCATTTTTAGAGCATACAGACCTGATCCAACATT TTCACAACACTGCCTATCTATCATTGGTCACGTTTACCACCGGCAGTGTCCAGATTCGAGACGCACTTGTACGCATGGCTCTAGCCCGAGACACAGCCCCGGgcctcgctctcttctttgcattgctctctttttcttcgctccACCGCAGCGGACTCCACCAGCAGGCCATTCAACTCAAGATATTGGCACTCCAGTATCTATCTGCTCCTGTCAAAGGGGGGCGGCTGAGCCTGGTCGAAGCGGCTCAACATGTAGCTGCATCGATGCTTCTCAGCGCTTTTGAG ATTCTACTCCCGTTAGGAAGCTCCAGCGAGTGGCTGTGGTATGTCTGGGGAGCTATAGATATTGCCCAGGCAACTAGCCTTCAAGATCGGGCGCACGGAAACGATATTCACCACGTTCTTGATTGGGCCTACTACTACAATGCGGTTTCTCGGTTTCCCATATATCACTGGCGTCACAAACCGCTACCCCCAGACACCACAGCTGCAAAGTATCCAAATACCAAAGACGTCGCACATCTATCTTTGACGAGATACCGACCA GCATTGCCGTCTCCAAATCCCACACACGCAATATTGAATTTGCTCTCCGAGTTATGTGACAAATTGTACGATCCATGGGACCCCAGAAGCCGCGGTGAAGACTACCACAACAGCCTGAGAACACTTGAGAGCAGAGCCGAAAACGTTCTTTCCACGCTAAATTTGGTCAACTCGGACGCCGATATTATACTTGGCGTAAAAATATGGCAGCTGGCCACACGAATCTACCTCTCACGAGCCTCTCAGAGCCAATGGGAGTCTACCATAAACCTGGAATCTGAGATTGAAGAGGCTTTTGATGGGATTGTCACGGTTTGTTTGTGTAAACATGCCTTTCCCTTACTTATTATGGCCTGCGAGGCATACACGGATGAGCGGCGAGCAGCCATCATCGATTTAATTGACAGGACTGAGAGGGACAGTTTTGTAAGGAATTTTGGGAAGTTGAGAGATATGATCCAGTCCGTTTGGGTGCAGCAGGATCTGCATGCAGATGGTGATTTGTTGGTGAATTACCTTGGCATCATAAGCACTGTCATTAGCTCCAACACTACacttcctttttttgtataG
- a CDS encoding uncharacterized protein (EggNog:ENOG41), protein MCDAWCISLPWASTPVHNTAYLSLVTFTTGSVQIRDALVRMALARDTAPGLALFFALLSFSSLHRSGLHQQAIQLKILALQYLSAPVKGGRLSLVEAAQHVAASMLLSAFEILLPLGSSSEWLWYVWGAIDIAQATSLQDRAHGNDIHHVLDWAYYYNAVSRFPIYHWRHKPLPPDTTAAKYPNTKDVAHLSLTRYRPALPSPNPTHAILNLLSELCDKLYDPWDPRSRGEDYHNSLRTLESRAENVLSTLNLVNSDADIILGVKIWQLATRIYLSRASQSQWESTINLESEIEEAFDGIVTVCLCKHAFPLLIMACEAYTDERRAAIIDLIDRTERDSFVRNFGKLRDMIQSVWVQQDLHADGDLLVNYLGIISTVISSNTTLPFFV, encoded by the exons ATGTGTGATGCATGGTGCATTAGCTTACCATGGGCATCCACGCCAGTTCACAACACTGCCTATCTATCATTGGTCACGTTTACCACCGGCAGTGTCCAGATTCGAGACGCACTTGTACGCATGGCTCTAGCCCGAGACACAGCCCCGGgcctcgctctcttctttgcattgctctctttttcttcgctccACCGCAGCGGACTCCACCAGCAGGCCATTCAACTCAAGATATTGGCACTCCAGTATCTATCTGCTCCTGTCAAAGGGGGGCGGCTGAGCCTGGTCGAAGCGGCTCAACATGTAGCTGCATCGATGCTTCTCAGCGCTTTTGAG ATTCTACTCCCGTTAGGAAGCTCCAGCGAGTGGCTGTGGTATGTCTGGGGAGCTATAGATATTGCCCAGGCAACTAGCCTTCAAGATCGGGCGCACGGAAACGATATTCACCACGTTCTTGATTGGGCCTACTACTACAATGCGGTTTCTCGGTTTCCCATATATCACTGGCGTCACAAACCGCTACCCCCAGACACCACAGCTGCAAAGTATCCAAATACCAAAGACGTCGCACATCTATCTTTGACGAGATACCGACCA GCATTGCCGTCTCCAAATCCCACACACGCAATATTGAATTTGCTCTCCGAGTTATGTGACAAATTGTACGATCCATGGGACCCCAGAAGCCGCGGTGAAGACTACCACAACAGCCTGAGAACACTTGAGAGCAGAGCCGAAAACGTTCTTTCCACGCTAAATTTGGTCAACTCGGACGCCGATATTATACTTGGCGTAAAAATATGGCAGCTGGCCACACGAATCTACCTCTCACGAGCCTCTCAGAGCCAATGGGAGTCTACCATAAACCTGGAATCTGAGATTGAAGAGGCTTTTGATGGGATTGTCACGGTTTGTTTGTGTAAACATGCCTTTCCCTTACTTATTATGGCCTGCGAGGCATACACGGATGAGCGGCGAGCAGCCATCATCGATTTAATTGACAGGACTGAGAGGGACAGTTTTGTAAGGAATTTTGGGAAGTTGAGAGATATGATCCAGTCCGTTTGGGTGCAGCAGGATCTGCATGCAGATGGTGATTTGTTGGTGAATTACCTTGGCATCATAAGCACTGTCATTAGCTCCAACACTACacttcctttttttgtataG